From the Candidatus Hydrogenedentota bacterium genome, the window CAACCCCGGCGCCGGGCGTGGCCGCGCCCGCCGTTTCGGATGAGCCGGACGGGGAGGGGGAGCCGTTCGAGGCGACCTTTGACGCGCTTCTGCAAAGCCTGGCCACCCAGGCCATCTTCGCCCTGGGATTCATCGCCCAGGAGGGGCAGCAGGTGATGGTGAACCTTGACCAGGCCAAGTTCACCATAGACATCATCAACATGCTCAAAGTAAAGACCAAGGGCAACCTCACGATGGAGGAGGCGGGCGTGCTTGAGGAGACGCTGGCCGAGTTGCAGCGTCTCTTTGTGGCCCGCATCCACCAGTTGGAGGCGCAGGCCATGCGCCAGGCCGGCATAGACCCGGCCAACCTGCGCGGCGGCCCCGCCGGCCAGTAGAGAACCACATGACCCCCTCCGGGACGGCATCGCCGTCCCGTTTTTTTATGCCCGCGCATTGACCCGCCCCCCGGCAAATGGGTACACTTTCCGTGGAAAAGGACACGCCCAAATGCCGGGTGTTCTGAGGGCAAGAAAAACAACACAGCCGGGGTTACTTCCCGGCGGTGCGGGAGATGCCAGTCATGCGCGGAT encodes:
- a CDS encoding DUF1844 domain-containing protein, with product MADDEPKVFIDEDWKSRVQREKEEARKRLEAEAEAKAKSAAAVPAPTPAPGVAAPAVSDEPDGEGEPFEATFDALLQSLATQAIFALGFIAQEGQQVMVNLDQAKFTIDIINMLKVKTKGNLTMEEAGVLEETLAELQRLFVARIHQLEAQAMRQAGIDPANLRGGPAGQ